One window of Verrucomicrobiota bacterium genomic DNA carries:
- a CDS encoding DUF1800 domain-containing protein, which yields MLKPLPDSGWTYARAAHLLNRAGFGGPPAEIEKLAALGPEEAVLHFVDYEEVADDTPAPDWAQPDPGRIERVQKFRNATAEERRKFQQMEQRTQQERLLALRQWWLQRMARGLCPLQEKLTLFWHGHFATSFQKVRDAYFMWLQNETFRKHAQGNWLELLTAVSKDPAMLIWLDQAQSRREHPNENFAREVMELFALGEGHYTEKDVTEAARALTGWSLDRVNQVFVDRPRLHDSGEKTVLGRTGNLTGEDVLEQIVAQPRAARFITAKLWSFFAGENPSENLVDALAKIFREHGTTFKPVLRAMFRSEEFYSDSVVRSQVKGPVQWLVSSVRMLETQLPPPFVTNNILRLLGQDLFAPPNVKGWDGGLSWITTNNLLNRYNLAAFLVLGENPMPMMAGRPNGAPMMRPGNRPNLRGRAVDVAKILTEEDRRTKDALIQALEKRFFQAKLREKQEKTLREYLDAQGELDDADIRHAIRLLMSTPEFQLT from the coding sequence ATGCTCAAGCCACTGCCTGATTCAGGTTGGACCTACGCCCGCGCGGCGCACCTGCTCAATCGAGCCGGATTCGGCGGGCCGCCTGCGGAGATTGAAAAGCTCGCCGCGCTCGGCCCGGAAGAAGCCGTCCTTCACTTTGTGGATTACGAAGAGGTCGCGGATGACACGCCCGCGCCGGACTGGGCCCAGCCCGATCCGGGCCGTATCGAACGCGTCCAAAAGTTCAGGAACGCCACCGCTGAAGAGCGCCGCAAGTTCCAGCAAATGGAACAGCGGACTCAGCAGGAGCGGCTGCTCGCGCTTCGGCAATGGTGGCTTCAGCGCATGGCCAGGGGGCTTTGTCCGCTTCAAGAAAAGCTCACCCTGTTCTGGCACGGGCATTTCGCGACGAGTTTCCAAAAAGTCCGGGACGCCTATTTCATGTGGCTTCAGAACGAAACGTTCCGCAAGCACGCCCAGGGAAACTGGCTGGAACTGCTGACGGCGGTTTCCAAAGACCCCGCCATGTTGATCTGGCTGGACCAGGCGCAGAGCCGCCGGGAACATCCCAACGAAAACTTCGCGCGCGAAGTCATGGAGTTGTTCGCGCTGGGCGAAGGGCATTACACCGAAAAGGACGTCACCGAAGCCGCCCGCGCTTTGACGGGCTGGTCGCTGGATCGCGTGAACCAGGTGTTCGTGGATCGGCCCCGGCTCCATGATAGCGGCGAGAAAACCGTGCTGGGCCGAACCGGGAACCTCACAGGCGAGGACGTCCTGGAGCAAATTGTGGCTCAGCCCCGGGCCGCGCGCTTCATCACGGCCAAATTGTGGAGTTTCTTTGCCGGCGAAAATCCATCCGAGAACCTGGTCGATGCGCTGGCGAAGATTTTCCGCGAGCATGGGACCACCTTCAAACCGGTTTTGCGCGCGATGTTCAGGAGTGAAGAATTTTATTCAGACTCCGTGGTGCGGAGCCAGGTCAAGGGGCCGGTGCAATGGCTGGTGAGCAGCGTGCGCATGCTGGAGACCCAATTGCCGCCGCCGTTCGTGACGAACAATATTCTCCGGCTCCTGGGACAAGATTTGTTTGCACCGCCGAATGTGAAGGGCTGGGATGGCGGCTTGAGCTGGATCACGACCAACAATTTGTTGAATCGCTACAACCTCGCCGCTTTCCTGGTGCTGGGCGAGAACCCGATGCCGATGATGGCGGGCCGCCCGAACGGCGCCCCGATGATGCGCCCCGGAAATCGTCCGAACTTGCGCGGGCGTGCCGTCGATGTCGCCAAGATCCTGACGGAAGAAGACCGGCGCACCAAAGATGCGCTCATTCAGGCGCTCGAAAAACGATTCTTCCAGGCGAAACTCCGGGAGAAGCAGGAGAAAACTTTGCGCGAATACCTGGACGCGCAAGGCGAACTGGACGACGCCGACATCCGCCACGCCATCCGTCTGCTGATGTCCACTCCCGAATTTCAACTGACTTAG